A region from the Janthinobacterium agaricidamnosum genome encodes:
- the rplQ gene encoding 50S ribosomal protein L17: MRHGHGLRKLNRTSSHRLAMLRNMTVSLLRHEAIKTTLPKAKELRRVVEPILTLGKTDSLANKRLAFNRLRDREMVVKLFAELGPRFANRNGGYVRILKMGFRVGDNAPMAFVELMDRPDTTEAVEVAGE, from the coding sequence GGCCTCCGTAAACTGAATCGTACCTCGTCCCACCGTCTGGCAATGCTGCGCAACATGACAGTATCGCTGCTGCGTCACGAAGCGATCAAAACCACCCTGCCAAAAGCAAAAGAACTGCGCCGCGTTGTCGAGCCAATTCTGACCCTGGGCAAAACCGACTCCCTGGCAAACAAGCGTCTGGCCTTCAACCGCCTGCGCGACCGTGAAATGGTCGTCAAACTGTTCGCTGAACTGGGCCCACGTTTCGCCAACCGTAACGGTGGTTATGTGCGTATCCTGAAAATGGGTTTCCGCGTCGGCGATAACGCTCCTATGGCGTTCGTTGAACTGATGGATCGTCCAGATACGACCGAAGCAGTTGAAGTTGCTGGCGAGTAA